DNA sequence from the Streptomyces cinnabarinus genome:
GACCGTCGCGGAGTACCTGCTGCCGGCCTGGATCAGCGAGCTGCGCGGCCGTCGGCCGGGGCTCTACATCGGGCTTCAGGTGAGCAACAGCGAGCACGTACCGGAGCTGGTCGATGCGGGCGAGGCCGACATCGGATTCGTCGAGGGGCCACGTCTGTCGCGCGTGATGTCCACGCGGCAGGTGGCCGAGGACCGGCTCGTGGTCGTGGTCGACCCCGGGCATCCATGGGCGCGGCGCGCTGAGCCGTTGTCGGCGCGAGAGCTGTCCCGTGCGCCGCTGGTGCTGCGGGAGCGCGGTTCCGGCACCCGGCAGACTCTGGACCGGGCCCTGCATCTGGCCGGCTGTGAACGCGTGCGGCCCCTGGTGGAGCTCGGCTCGACGGCCGCCGTGCGCGGCGCGGTGATCGCGGGCACCGGGCCGTCCGTACTCAGCGAGCTGGCCGTCCGTGGTGACATCGCCGAGGGACGGCTGATCGGCGTCGACGTCGAGGGCGTCGACCTGACGCGTGACCTGCGCGCGGTCTGGCCGAGCGGGCGGCGCCTGCAGGGCCCGGCGGCGGAGCTGGTCACGGTGGCCCGCCGCGCGGTCACAGGGGCGCGGTCGACTCGCGCGGCGGACTGACCGAACGGCGTCTGCCGTGGCGCGTCGTCATGGCGGGCGGCGCGTGCGTACGGCCACGGCGTTGTGCGCCTGGCCCACGGCAGCCGAGTGCACGCAGAGCCGGGCGGTTCGGCTACGACAGAGGCGTCGTCGCCTCTCCTCGAAGAGCGCGCGGCGGCGGACAGTCCCACCCGGGGCCCGTCACCCCCGGGCCGCGGGGGCGGACGATGTCGCGCGGGGTGACTCCGGTGCGGGTCAGGGGGCGGGCGGGAGGTTCGGCCCTCGGGTCGCCGGGCGCGGTGTCGTCGGGGCGGGCCAGCCACAGGCGCAGCAGGTGGCGTTTGGCCTGCGGGGCGTCGAAGTCGTCGTAGGCCGAACGGGCGTGCAGGACCACGTGGTTGTCGAGCAGCAGCAGGTCCCCGGGCCGCAGGTCCAGGTCCAGCCGTACGACGGGGGAGGCGGCCGTGGAGTCGATGAGCGTGTAGAGCCGGCTGTCGACGTCCGGTGCGGAGGTCGGTTCGCTGCCGTGCGGCCCGCGGGCCAGCCGGGCTCGGTCGTAGCGCATGCTGGGTCTGTCGCCGTGCCGGGTGATGAGAGGGGACGCCAGAGAGGTCTCCTCGCCGGACGTCCGCTCCGGCTGACCGTCGAAGTGGTGCTGGCGGTACAGGTTCCCGGCGAGGTCGGGCCGGGCGCTGAGTACGGCGTTGTGCACGGCCGCGGCACTGGCCAGGAGTGTGCGCCCGCCGGAGCGGGCCGGGCGCAGGCACAGCAGGGCGAGGAGGTCGGACTCGGCGGTGTGGAACGGTATCGCCGCCCGGGTCCGGTACGCGGGCGGCGCGGGAGCATCGGGGGCTGCGGCGGTGTCGGGCGCCGCGCCGGTGTCCCGGATGTGGCAGAGGGTTCGGCCGTCGGGCGTCTGGGACACGGGCCGTCCGAGGTACTGGCCGAGCCCGCGCAGCACGGTGCACGCCTCCGCCTCGCCGAGCAGGTCCGGCGGGACGCCCCGCAGCAGGACGAAGCCGGGTCCCTCGGCCAGCGCCGCCCCGGCCTGCCCCAGTACGGCGGCGAGCGTGGGCAGCGGGAAGTCGGCGACCGACATCCGCAGCAGAGTGGCGGCACGCCGACGGGCCGTGCGCACAGCCCCGCGCAGTTCCTCACGGTGCCCGGCCGACAGCGTCAGGACCCAGTCGTCGCGGCCCGCCATATCGGGCCCGTACCACAGGGCGGGACCCGTGAACGGAGAGATCGGCGGCGGTGTGGCATCCGGGGTTTCGGCCATGGTCGTCTCCGTGAGGTCTGAAGAGCCGGGCAGGTTGCGGCGGTGGAGCGGCGGCACGGGCGATACGGCCCGCCCGTCGCCGCGCGCCGCCGGGCCGTCGAGCCGCCTCGAACGGGGATGCTACGAAGCACCCGTGCACGATGCTTGACGGACAGGGACGGGAAACTTAACTTTTGGGGACCCCGCCGCGGGGACCCCACCGCCCCCCGGAGCGTGTCCATGAGGCCTCTCGCCCGCACTGCCGCGCTGAACGGCTACGTCGAGCTCAGCCGTTCCCTCGGTCTGGATCCGCGGGCGCTGATGAAGAGCGTGAGCCTGCACGCCGCGGATCTCGCCGTGCAGGACCGGTGGATCTCCGGCACGGCGGTGGTCGGCCTGCTGGAGCTGTCGGCCGCCCGCTCCGGGCGCGAGGACTTCGGGCTGCTCCTCGCCGAGCGGCGGCGCTTCTCCAACCTCGGCCCGATCAGCCTGCTGGTGCGGGAGGAGCCAGACGTGCGCAGCGCCCTGGCCCTGCTGATCCGCCATCAGCACACCTACAACGAGCTGCTGCACGCCCGGCTCTCCGAAGGCCACGGGGTGGCCACGCTCAAGGTCGACATCGAACTCGGCGAGCCGCGGCCGGCCCGGCAGGCCACGGAGCTCGCCGTGGGCGCCTTCCATCGTGTGCTGTGCGGCTTCCTCGGCCCGCGGTGGCGTCCGGAGTCGGTGTCCTTCACCCACCCGGCACCCCGTGACGGCGCAGGACACCGCCGGGTGTTCGGGCCGGTGGTGGAGTTCGACCGCGACTTCAACGGCATCGTCCTCTACACCGAGGACCTCGACGCCCCCAACGCCATGGCCGACGCCCAGCTGCGCAGCTACACCCGGCAGTACTTCGAGCCGGTCGCCGCTCCCCGGGAGGTGTCCGAGGCCGACCGGGTGCGCGACCTGATCGAGGCGCTGCTGCCGACCGGGCGCTGTTCCATCGAGCAGATCGCGCGCAGCCTCGGCGTGGACCGGCGTACCGTGCACCGCCATCTGGCCCGGTCCGGCGAGACCTTCTCCTCGCTGCTCAACACGACCCGCAGGGCGCTCGCGGAGCAGTTCGTGGCCAATCCCAGCCGTTCCCTGACGGAGGTCTCCGCCCTCCTGGGGTTCTCCTCGCTCAGCGCGTTCTCCCGCTGGTTCCACGAACAGTTCGGCACCGGACCGCGGGAGTGGCGCAAGGCCCGGACGGGCGCGGCGCCGGGCGGGAGCTGAACCAAGCCGGACGCATGGGGCAGTAGTGCCGCCGCGTCCGCCGGGTGTCCCTGATAGACAAGTCACCTGTCACCACAGGCAAAGCAGGCGCCTGTCGGCCGCCCTACCTTGGCACCACCGCGCAGGCGGCCGGCCTCTGGAGGGAAGACCCTTCGACTCCCCTGAGGGGATTCCCTCCGGACCGGTCCGCGACCAACCGGGCCACCCACAGCCACCGGCCCGGACGACCGCAGCCGCAGGTCTCCGTCGTTCTCGTCCGCCGCCTGCCTCGTGACGCCGTCTCCCCGATGCCAAGGAGAAGCACCCGTGCACTTCCACGACGACTCCCTCTTCCCGGAGAACCAGGAGAAGCTGGTGATCCAGGCCGCGCCGTACGGCCCCGAGTGGCTGCCCGGGGACGCCGACGATCTGCCCCTGACCATGGACGAGCACGTACAGGCCGCCGTCGACTGCTACAACGCCGGCGCGACCGTGCTGCACATCCATGTGCGGGAGCTCGACGGCAAGGGCTCCAAGCGGATGTCCATGTTCAACGAGCTGCTGGGGCGGCTGCGCGAGGCCGTGCCCGACATGGTGCTCCAGATCGGCGGTTCCATCTCCTTCGCCCCCGAGGGCGAGGGCGGCGACGCCAAGTGGCTCGCCTACGACACCCGCCACCTGCTGGCCGAACTCACCCCGGCGCCGGACCAGGTGACGATCGCGATCAACACCAGCCAGATGAACATCGTCGAGATCATGAACGACGATGACCTGGAAGGCACTTCCATCGCGAAGCCCGACTACTACCGGGCCTACCGCGACATGGTCGTCGAGGCCGGTCCCGACTTCTACCTGGAGCACCTCAGGCGGCTGCACGCCGGCGGCATCCAGCCCCACTTCCAACTCGCCCACCTGGCGCAGCTGGAGACCGTCGAGCGGCTGATCCGCGCGGGCGTCTACACCGGCCCGCTGATCCTCAACTACGTGGCCATCGGCGGTGGTTTCGCCGGACGGCACCCCGCCGACCTGGTCGAGTTCATCCGCCGGGTGCCGGACGGCGCCGTGCTGACCATCGAGAGCTCCATGCGTGCCGTGGCCCCGATGAACGCCGTCGCCATCGCCCTCGGCCAGCATGTGCGCGTCGGCAACGAGGACAACCTGTGGGGCGCCAAGGGCGAGCGGATGTCGTCGGTGGCCCAGATCGAGCAGATGGTGAAGATCTCCGAGGCACTCGGCCGCGACATCGCCACCGGCGCCGACGCCAAGCGTATTTACCAGATCGGCGAGTACTACGCCGACGCCGACGAGACCCTCGCCCGGCTCGGCATGGTGCCCAACCGCCGCCCGGGACAGCGCGGCTTCATGCTGCGCGACGTCCAGGCCTGACCCGACCCCGTCCCCACCCCACGAACCCCCGCGGGAGCTTTCTGTGGCACACGCCGTCCGCTTCTACGAAACCGGTGGCCCTGACGTCCTCACCTGGGAGGAGGTGTCCGTCGGCGACCCCGGGCCGGGCCAGGTGCGCATCCGGCACGAAGCCGTCGGCCTCAACTTCGCCGACACCTACTTCCGTACGGGGCTCTACCCGGTGCGGCTGCCCGACGGCCTCGGCGTCGAAGCGGCCGGTGTGGTGGAGGCGGTAGGCGACGGCGTCACCCATGTCGCCGCCGGGGACCGGGTGACGTACACCGGCAGCCCGCTCGGCGCGTACAGCACCGAACGGGTCATGGACGCCTCGCACCTGATCCGGCTGCCCCAGGAGATCAGCTGCGAGACGGCGGCCGCGATGACCATGCGCGGCCTGACGGCGGCCTACCTCCTGCGCAGGATCCACCCGCTGCGGGAAGGGGACACGATCCTGCTGCACGCGGCCGCCGGCGGCGTGGGCCTGATCGTCTCCCAGTGGGCCGCACTGCTCGGCATCCGTGTGATCGGAACGGTCTCCAGCGAGGAGAAGGCGGAGC
Encoded proteins:
- a CDS encoding LysR family transcriptional regulator translates to MTDASVPPPRPGAVPLRTPDLESLRLLVLVADLGSLGRAAERLRISQPSASRRLSTLERGLGLVLVDRTRRGSRLTLAGQEVAGHARRIMDGLDDLLADADRLRDRREAELRVAASLTVAEYLLPAWISELRGRRPGLYIGLQVSNSEHVPELVDAGEADIGFVEGPRLSRVMSTRQVAEDRLVVVVDPGHPWARRAEPLSARELSRAPLVLRERGSGTRQTLDRALHLAGCERVRPLVELGSTAAVRGAVIAGTGPSVLSELAVRGDIAEGRLIGVDVEGVDLTRDLRAVWPSGRRLQGPAAELVTVARRAVTGARSTRAAD
- a CDS encoding TauD/TfdA family dioxygenase; its protein translation is MAETPDATPPPISPFTGPALWYGPDMAGRDDWVLTLSAGHREELRGAVRTARRRAATLLRMSVADFPLPTLAAVLGQAGAALAEGPGFVLLRGVPPDLLGEAEACTVLRGLGQYLGRPVSQTPDGRTLCHIRDTGAAPDTAAAPDAPAPPAYRTRAAIPFHTAESDLLALLCLRPARSGGRTLLASAAAVHNAVLSARPDLAGNLYRQHHFDGQPERTSGEETSLASPLITRHGDRPSMRYDRARLARGPHGSEPTSAPDVDSRLYTLIDSTAASPVVRLDLDLRPGDLLLLDNHVVLHARSAYDDFDAPQAKRHLLRLWLARPDDTAPGDPRAEPPARPLTRTGVTPRDIVRPRGPGVTGPGWDCPPPRALRGEATTPLS
- a CDS encoding AraC family transcriptional regulator, which gives rise to MRPLARTAALNGYVELSRSLGLDPRALMKSVSLHAADLAVQDRWISGTAVVGLLELSAARSGREDFGLLLAERRRFSNLGPISLLVREEPDVRSALALLIRHQHTYNELLHARLSEGHGVATLKVDIELGEPRPARQATELAVGAFHRVLCGFLGPRWRPESVSFTHPAPRDGAGHRRVFGPVVEFDRDFNGIVLYTEDLDAPNAMADAQLRSYTRQYFEPVAAPREVSEADRVRDLIEALLPTGRCSIEQIARSLGVDRRTVHRHLARSGETFSSLLNTTRRALAEQFVANPSRSLTEVSALLGFSSLSAFSRWFHEQFGTGPREWRKARTGAAPGGS
- a CDS encoding 3-keto-5-aminohexanoate cleavage protein, producing MHFHDDSLFPENQEKLVIQAAPYGPEWLPGDADDLPLTMDEHVQAAVDCYNAGATVLHIHVRELDGKGSKRMSMFNELLGRLREAVPDMVLQIGGSISFAPEGEGGDAKWLAYDTRHLLAELTPAPDQVTIAINTSQMNIVEIMNDDDLEGTSIAKPDYYRAYRDMVVEAGPDFYLEHLRRLHAGGIQPHFQLAHLAQLETVERLIRAGVYTGPLILNYVAIGGGFAGRHPADLVEFIRRVPDGAVLTIESSMRAVAPMNAVAIALGQHVRVGNEDNLWGAKGERMSSVAQIEQMVKISEALGRDIATGADAKRIYQIGEYYADADETLARLGMVPNRRPGQRGFMLRDVQA
- a CDS encoding quinone oxidoreductase family protein; this translates as MAHAVRFYETGGPDVLTWEEVSVGDPGPGQVRIRHEAVGLNFADTYFRTGLYPVRLPDGLGVEAAGVVEAVGDGVTHVAAGDRVTYTGSPLGAYSTERVMDASHLIRLPQEISCETAAAMTMRGLTAAYLLRRIHPLREGDTILLHAAAGGVGLIVSQWAALLGIRVIGTVSSEEKAELARAHGCEHVIRYRHEDVAERVRELTDGAGVPVVLDSIGKDTFAGSLASLARRGLLVCFGTASGPVPPIDAMQLAVRGSLFVTRPALADYIADPSERDALAGELFDHVSSGRVTIEINQRYELDDAVQAHHDLEAGRTTGSSVFAL